The DNA segment TGTCATACAAAATATCAATTTAGTGAAGATGAATTAAAGGAAATAGTCCATGCAAAACAGTTGGAAAATCGCTGATGTTAAAATGGAAAGCCGTGTGATAGCGGCTCCTTTGGCCGGTATTTCTAATCCCGTGTATCGTTCTTTAATGCATCAATCAGGGGCAGGCTTGGTGGTATCGGAAATGATTTCTGACAAAGCCTTGCATTATAAAAGTGAGAAGACATTTAGGATGTGTGAAACTGTCGAGGATGAACATCCTGTTTCTTTACAGATATTTGGTTCGGATTTGGAAACCATGGCTGAAGCGGTAGAATATTTAAATGAACATAGTGATTGTGACATAATAGACATCAATATGGGTTGTCCTGTGCAAAAGATTATCAAATCACATGCCGGTTCGTATTTATTACAAGATCCACGGTTAGCACAAAAGGTAGCGAAAGCAGTTGTTGATCATTCTCACAAACCGGTAACGGTTAAAATCAGGTCGGGTTGGGACTTTCAGCACATCAATGCGGTGGAAGTGGCGAAAGGTTTAGAAGATGTAGGTGTTTCAGCCATTGCGGTTCATGGTCGAACGAGAAGTCAGATGTACAGTGGGAAAGTTGATTTGGATATTATTAAGCAAGTGAAAGAGGCGGTTTCTATTCCAGTCATCGGCAATGGGGATATTAGAACTGTTGCGGATGGGAAAAGAATGTTTGAGGAAACAGGTGTAGATGCGATTATGATTGGTCGAGGCTTACTTGGCCGCCCTTATTTTATGTCAGAAATGGTGGCGGCTTTAAAGGGGGAGAAATTCATTGAACCAAGTCTTTCGCAAAGACTTCATTTATTAGAAGAATACGCTGTTCGTTTATCCGCAAGAATGGGAGAAAGAAATGGGATGCAGATGATGAGGGGAATGGCGGCTTGGTATTTAACCGGAATGCCTAATTGTTCGCAAATTAAGAAAGCTGTTTCGAGCATTAACTCTTTAAATGATTTGCGGCTTATCTTAAAAGAATATGAGGAGAGCCTATAGTAAGTGGATCTTTTGGCATTTATAGAAATAATTGAATTGTTTTGATGGGAATAGAATGGTCAGCAGTAAATTCAAATGAATGGACTGCTTTTTAGTTAGGCAGTTGCGTTTTTAATTCAACTATTTTCCAGTACAATAAGAATATGAAAATTATTTTTTCTCCAAGCAAGAAAATGAAGATGGATGAAGATTTTCTTACTACCCAAAATCCTTTCTTCTTAAAAGAAGCGAATGAATTATTAGAAGCGATGAAATCATATTCCGATAAAGAAAGAAAAAAGATTTGGAATGTATCGGATGCTTTATTCCAAAGAACCAATCAAATGCTTTTAGAAACTAAATCGATGTCCGGTAAAACACCAGCTCTTTTTGCTTATCAAGGCTTAGCTTTCCAACATTTATCAGCGAATGCTTTAGGACAAAAGGAATTGGATTATTTAGAAGAACATTTGTGCATACTATCCGCTATGTATGGTGTTTTAAAACCAATGGATGCGGTGGTTTCCTATCGTCTGGAGATGCAAGCTTTTCTGCCAAGTGGAAGTCTTTATTCCTATTGGAAAATAAATTAAAAGAGTACTTTCAACAGGAAGAAATTATTAATGTAGCTTCAAAAGAATACAGCGATACCCTTTTAAAAGACTATGATGGGAAAGTAACCCATATCCTCTTTGGTCATTTAGAAAAAGGAAAACTTAAAACCAAAGGAACACTTGCGAAGATAGGAAGAGGCGACTTGATTTATTCCATGGCAGAAAGAAAAATCGAAGAAGTCAATAAATTAAGAAACAGCTTTGACCACTATTGGTATCGAGAAGATTTATCAGATGAAGAACACATTGTTTATTTATACGCATGATATTGTAAGTCGCAACTTAATTTCCTAGGAAATTTAACTATTTTTGATTAAAATAAATGTGATGGAAGATAACTATTTATTAGCTTTGTCGTTGCTTTATCGAAACACTAAAAAGTACTTTGACCATAGTCTATCCCAATATAATTTGGGTTGGGGTCAAGTACTTCCTTTACTTATGGTCAATGAACACGCTGGTATTACCATGCAAGAATTAACCCAAAGGTCGGTTGTGGATAAAGGAACAACCTCAAAGGTTGTACAAAACTTATTAGATAATGGCTATTTAAAAGTAAAAATTGATGAACAAGACCGTCGTGTAAAACATCTTTACACCACTTCCAAAGCATCAGATATCATTAGCTCCATCTATCATTATCGTCAAGAATATGGACAAAGTCTTGCTAAAGACGTTGATTTTTCACATTTTTTAGAAGAGCTGACGATTGTGATGAAGAATTCAGAAGCGAATGATAAAGAGGAAGATAAAGATTTCCAATCCTTACGCATTGGTAAATATAAAAATTTAGATTTAGGAAATTATCCCGATAAAGTAAGCGCCACTATTTATCTATCCGGTTGTAATTTAAAGTGTCCTTTTTGTAATCAAAAAGATTTGGTTTTCTTGCCCCAAGAAGCGAATTTATTAGATGTTACAGAAGTTTTAGAAGATTTAAAATCCAGAACAATTTTTTTGGAAGCAGTTTGTATCAGTGGTGGAGAACCTTGTCAACAAGAAGCCCTTATTCCTTTCTTAGTAGAAATTAAAAAGTTAGGCTTATCGGTTAAATTAGAAACCAATGGTACTTTTCCCTATGTGTTAGAAAGTCTTATACAAAGAAAACTAGTGGATTACATCCAACTTGATTGGAAAAATGCAAGTCGGAAAATACCGGAAACTGTTGGTTTGTTGGCA comes from the Bulleidia sp. zg-1006 genome and includes:
- the dusB gene encoding tRNA dihydrouridine synthase DusB, with the translated sequence MQNSWKIADVKMESRVIAAPLAGISNPVYRSLMHQSGAGLVVSEMISDKALHYKSEKTFRMCETVEDEHPVSLQIFGSDLETMAEAVEYLNEHSDCDIIDINMGCPVQKIIKSHAGSYLLQDPRLAQKVAKAVVDHSHKPVTVKIRSGWDFQHINAVEVAKGLEDVGVSAIAVHGRTRSQMYSGKVDLDIIKQVKEAVSIPVIGNGDIRTVADGKRMFEETGVDAIMIGRGLLGRPYFMSEMVAALKGEKFIEPSLSQRLHLLEEYAVRLSARMGERNGMQMMRGMAAWYLTGMPNCSQIKKAVSSINSLNDLRLILKEYEESL
- a CDS encoding anaerobic ribonucleoside-triphosphate reductase activating protein; the protein is MEDNYLLALSLLYRNTKKYFDHSLSQYNLGWGQVLPLLMVNEHAGITMQELTQRSVVDKGTTSKVVQNLLDNGYLKVKIDEQDRRVKHLYTTSKASDIISSIYHYRQEYGQSLAKDVDFSHFLEELTIVMKNSEANDKEEDKDFQSLRIGKYKNLDLGNYPDKVSATIYLSGCNLKCPFCNQKDLVFLPQEANLLDVTEVLEDLKSRTIFLEAVCISGGEPCQQEALIPFLVEIKKLGLSVKLETNGTFPYVLESLIQRKLVDYIQLDWKNASRKIPETVGLLARDVPIRRMKESLKLVQCSGIPYEIHTTLVKAFHGKKDVKQMYKELEGDKHWKLYPFRQSNQVIQKDLVEWSEEEWEKISHVES